The genome window TGTGCCGCAGCAGCGCGCGGGCACGGCTGCGGCGCTCATCGGCGCCGGGCAGTACCTCGTCGGAGGGCTCGCGGCGCCGGTGGTCGGGCTGCTCGGGGCACGGCCGGCAGCGCTGGGCGCGACCATGGTGGCGCTCGCGGCGGCGGCCCTGGTCGTGCACGTGGGCGGGGAGCGCCGGCGTCGCGCACGGGGGACGCTGTGAGGCCCCGGCCGGGTGAGGTGACCACGAGGGCGCTGCTGCCGGCGCTCGCGGTCTGCGTGCTGCCGTTCTCGATCATGCAGTCGGCGGTGTCACCGCTGCTCGGCACCTTCGGCGAGCGCCTGGGCGTCGACCAGGCGGGCACGATGTGGATCTTCACCGCGTTCCTGCTCAGCGCCACGGTGACGACCCCCGTCCTCGGACGACTCGGTGACCTGCACGGCAAGCGGCGGTGGATGCTGATCGTCGTCGTCGTCCAGGTCGTCGGCACGGTGGCGTGCGCCGTGGCGGGCGACCTCGCCACGATGCTCCTGGGACGTGCGCTGCAGGGCACCGGTGGCGCCCTCTTCCCGCTCGCCTACGGACTGCTCCGCGACCACCTTCCACCGTCCCGGGTGGCGCTGGGCATCGGCGTGCTGAGCTCGGTGCTGGGTGCCGGCGGTTCGATCGGCGTGGTCACGGCCGGGCCGGTCGAGCGCCTGCTGGGACCGGCGTGGGTGTTCGGGCTGCCCGGTGTGCTGATGGCGGGTTCCCTGCTGCTCATCGTCGGCCTCGTCCCCGAGAGCCCGCAGCGCAGCGTCGGGGGTCTGTCGTGGCCCTCCGCGGTCCTCCTGGGCGCCGGCCTGCTGGCGTCGATGCTCGTGCTCAGCACCCTCGGGGCCTGGCCGGCCGCGGTGGTCGGGACGATCGCCGTCCTCGGCGTGGTGACGATGCTGGCGTGGGCGAGGGTCGAGGCCCGTGCGACGTGGCCCCTGATCGACGTCCGGCTGCTCCGGGCGCGCGGCATGTGGACGACGAACCTCTGCTCGATGCTGGTCGGGTTCGCGCTGATCCAGAGCTTCCTGGTCGTCCCGCAGCTGCTGCTGCTGCCCGCCGACAGCGGCTTCGGCTTCGGCGTCGACGTCGTGCACGTCGGCCTCTACGTGCTGCCGTCCAGCCTGGCCATGCTGGCGTTCAGCCCCGTGTCGGGCTGGCTCGGCGGACGCGCCGGCGCCCGCGCCCCGCTCATCGTGGGGGCCCTGCTGTGCGCGACCGCCTACGCGGCCCTCGCCTTCGGCCACCGTGAGATCTGGGCCGTGGTCGGCGCGAACGCCCTCAACGGGATCGGCGCCGCCCTGGCCTTCTCCGCGCTGCCCAACCTCACCGTGCGGGCGGCACCCGTGGACCGCACCGGGGTCGCCACCGCGATCACCACGGTCGCGCGCACGGCGGGCGGCGCGCTGGGGACCCAGGTCGCGGCGGTCGTGCTCGCGACCGCGACGCCCGTCGGGGCGAGCCACCCCGACGAGATCGGGTTCACCGCGGTCTTCGCCGTCATGGTCGTCGCGATGGTCGGGTGCCTGGCCGTCGCGATGGCCGTTCCGCGAAACCCCCACCCCCCATGCCCTCCTCGTCCGCCCCTCGTCGTCACCCCGAGAAGGAGCACCACATGCACATGGCCTGGTTCCTCAGCTATGCCGTCCAGGCGTGGGGTCAGCCCTGGGCCGGCCGCGCCGGCACCGAATGGGTGACACCCGACCTGTACGTCGACGCCGCGCGGTCCCTGGAGCGCGCCGGGTTCGACTACCTGATGTTCGAGGACGGCTCGTTCGTCCCGGACGCCTACGGCTCCAGCATGGAGTGGTCGCTCGCACACGCCGCCGCGGCCCCGAAGCACGACCCGCTGCCGTTGGTCTCGTTGATCGCCCAGGAGACCGAGCGCATCGGCCTGATCGCCACGATCACCACGTCGTTCTACCCGCCGTACCTCGCGGCGCGGCTGCTGGCCACGCTGGACCACCTGAGCAGGGGACGGATCGGCGTGAACGTCGTGACCTCGCACAACGACCGCACGGCCCAGAACTACGGGCAGCCCGCGCAGCTCGACCACGACCTGCGCTACGAGATCGCCGCCGACTGGCTGGAGGCGGTCCGGGCGCTGTGGGACACCTGGGAGCCGGGCGCGCTGGCGCTCGACGAGACGACCGGCACGTTCGCGGACCCACAGAAGGTGCACTACGCGGACTACGTCGGCACCCACCACCGCACCCGCGGACCGCTCAACACGCCAGCCGGGCCCCAGCACCACCCGGTGGTCTGCCAGGCCGGCGGCTCCCCGGCCGGGCGCGACCTGGCGGCGCGGTACGCCGACACGGTGGTCGCGCAGGCACGGGACGTCGCGGAGATGACCGAGTACAAGGCCGACCTCGCGGCACGTGCGGCGGCGGCCGGGCGCGACCCGGACGACGTCAAGGTCCTGTTCCTGGCCGGTTTCACGTTCGGGGACACC of Cellulomonas dongxiuzhuiae contains these proteins:
- a CDS encoding MFS transporter encodes the protein MTTRALLPALAVCVLPFSIMQSAVSPLLGTFGERLGVDQAGTMWIFTAFLLSATVTTPVLGRLGDLHGKRRWMLIVVVVQVVGTVACAVAGDLATMLLGRALQGTGGALFPLAYGLLRDHLPPSRVALGIGVLSSVLGAGGSIGVVTAGPVERLLGPAWVFGLPGVLMAGSLLLIVGLVPESPQRSVGGLSWPSAVLLGAGLLASMLVLSTLGAWPAAVVGTIAVLGVVTMLAWARVEARATWPLIDVRLLRARGMWTTNLCSMLVGFALIQSFLVVPQLLLLPADSGFGFGVDVVHVGLYVLPSSLAMLAFSPVSGWLGGRAGARAPLIVGALLCATAYAALAFGHREIWAVVGANALNGIGAALAFSALPNLTVRAAPVDRTGVATAITTVARTAGGALGTQVAAVVLATATPVGASHPDEIGFTAVFAVMVVAMVGCLAVAMAVPRNPHPPCPPRPPLVVTPRRSTTCTWPGSSAMPSRRGVSPGPAAPAPNG
- a CDS encoding NtaA/DmoA family FMN-dependent monooxygenase (This protein belongs to a clade of FMN-dependent monooxygenases, within a broader family of flavin-dependent oxidoreductases, the luciferase-like monooxygenase (LMM) family, some of whose members use coenzyme F420 rather than FMN.) codes for the protein MHMAWFLSYAVQAWGQPWAGRAGTEWVTPDLYVDAARSLERAGFDYLMFEDGSFVPDAYGSSMEWSLAHAAAAPKHDPLPLVSLIAQETERIGLIATITTSFYPPYLAARLLATLDHLSRGRIGVNVVTSHNDRTAQNYGQPAQLDHDLRYEIAADWLEAVRALWDTWEPGALALDETTGTFADPQKVHYADYVGTHHRTRGPLNTPAGPQHHPVVCQAGGSPAGRDLAARYADTVVAQARDVAEMTEYKADLAARAAAAGRDPDDVKVLFLAGFTFGDTDDEARTALRRKQAYAAAHPEVALASLSFASGIDFARFDLDAPLPPVETNAAQSVVGLHLRDTEGMTLREIAARRSTGAVEFTGTPASIADAMAEAAAASGADGFMVQAPITRRNVTMIADGLAPELRRRGLIRDGYDYPTLRENLLAG